tttgcttttgttatGGTTCTAAAGTTGAGATGTGTAGCACAAGGGTCCGGACGCGGAAACACAAATAGATTGTGACGGGACCTGCTCTCGTGTTACGGATGGTAAACATTTTGTCATTTTCCTCGCTACATGCTGGGTAGTTCGATCTTTATTGATAGGGCATGTTCTCATTGCATGAAAAAAAACACCATCCTTTAGCTTTAGCTTTAGAGTATACTTCgtccattccaaaatataagacaCATAACTTTAGTTGACTGTCAAACTTGTTAAATTTTGGTCAAGTTTATAAATAACATTTAAAATCGCAAATCAAGATTAGAAGATCTATCATGAAGACCGTTAACAAAAGTTATATGtcatatattttgaaacagagTAACTATATGCTTTTAGAGATGTCTGATCCCTAGTGATTTGCTACACTACTGTGATGTGCAGCTCTTAATTTCACCATTTCAGAGCCATTTTGGCTTGTTAATCATGTAAAACAAAACTTATACATGTGTAGGCTGAAGTAGGAGTTGTTTGCACATGTTAGGAAGTTGAGGGGGCTAAATGCAAAGCTTTCGATTTGGTCTCTCCCCTTGCTCGAAAATAGACAGAGAGTTCACTGTCTTGTTCTTGAGAGTTCTAGGGTTATGGTGAGAGGAGAGTCATTTGGTCCACCAAATCCACCCAACTTTGTGAGAGATTGTTGGGATTTGGGGCCTCTCCATACTTGTTGGCTTTCACTTTCTACTCTTCATCTTCATAGTGAAGTCCGTGTTCACCACCGCCCGTGGTTTTTTCCCGCAAGGTGTTTCCACGTAAATCTCTGTGTCTCCACTTGATTAGGTGATTCCCTTGCTATATGTGTTGATGTTCATCATCCCTACTTGCTATTGGTATCTATTGCTCAAGTTTGGTGCTATTTGGTTGAGTTGACACTTGAGCCAATGCATACTTGTGTTCTTTGATATATGGATGATTCTATTGGGATATTGATGTTCTAGTAAGTTATCCTTGCAGCTGTTAATCTTGTGTGCAGGTTCAAGAACTCGGTGTTTGCAGATTTCATATACCGGTTCAGATTTGTTCCATGCACACAAGGTGTTTGTTGAAATGCTTGTGAGGAGCAGCTTGCTGTTTTGAAAGTCTTCTGCTGCCCCTCTGTGCTCACAACTACCAActcataaaaaatatcaaaaattCAAAGAGGTAAGTGGGCACAGAGAAAACAGGAGAGGTCGATTACAACTGAAAATGGAGCAGGAGGTGGTCAAAACTGGGTGCATGCGGAATACCGCTTGGTATTCCGAGTTTCCAATAGCCATTCTTAGGCCATCAAGCTAAGTGAATTGGGGATTAGCCAGTGCCCATTTCGAATTCTGGGAGTAAATATCTATGTCCAAACACGGTATAAAACCACTTTTTTTAGACTTTATTCAAACTTTACACATACAATGCTTTTGGAACATAGATCCAAGAATTTACAAAGTAACTCTTATGACTAAtaattacaatgaaatcttCTGAAGAAATCTTCCCCACGATACTAATCTTTGCACCATGAAATATTGTCGGTGCTTCAGCAAAAAGACTGCAATTAATTAGACATGAGCGGCAACACTTACGCTCGCACCCCTGCACGAAGTTGATTACCTTCAAAGGTTTCAGAAAGGCCCTTGAGTCGCCCATCCAGAAAGATGGGAAGCCgcgttgaacgtacttgggccgTGGATGATCCCCTAAAAGTATAGGGTCGAACTGCAAGATCTTCACAAGAACACCAGAGAAGCACTTCAAAACCACAAAAAACCATACCACCGAAAGCATCATGACACACTGACAAAAACTCACCAAATTCATATGAACAGATATGCGATGACACAAACTTAAAAACCGCAAGATCGGACACATCGAACCCGCGGTGAGTAGAAATCTCTTGCCTCGTGGCACTGCCCGTTAAGACATCGCCGCAGCAGAGGAAGAACCAAAGTAATTTTATTCTTGACGGCGTCGCACCCTCCACCATAGCGTTGCCGATGAAGACCACACAACTCAAAATACTAAAAACTTCTGGAAGAAAATAAGAGGACCAAGGTTCCCCACACCTCACAACGCCAAGATGGCGACTGAAGGTGAGGGCAACCAACAAACTCCGGATAGATCTAACTCAAAACCCTATTCtatctccggcggcggctcacGGCTGGACTGGGAATTAGCCCCTGCTTGGTATAAAACCACTTTGTGGTCGAAAAGGAGAGCTTTTTTATTGATTTCAAAGTTATATCGAGCGATACACCAAGGAGTATCAAACTCCCGGCCTCTAGGTCGAAACACACATAGCCACCAAAAGGGACACAATGATGGGCACTAGAACGAAGCGTTAAAGCCACTTAGTTAGGCAAaccgaaaaagaaaacttagTTAGGCCCAGTGGCTTACTTGGTCAATTGTAGACGACTAACAGTGAGGACATCTTCAACGGTTGTATGACATGTGTTAGTAAAACTACAACTTAGAACCTTTTGatgtttacaaaaaaaagaaccttTTGATGATATGGCAGGGATTACATGAGTACAAAGGACAAGGTTGTATGTGGATTAACATACAACCCATGCACACACGCTGTGTGATGTGAGTGCAATGGATACATTCTCttattttctactccctccgtcacatattaagtgactttttattacatatatctagacgcattttagtcatagatacatccatatttgggcaaacttGAGTCAGTTAATATGAGAAGGAGGTAGTATTAGGCAACTTAGGGCTTCCACAATGTGCCAAATGCCAAATTTGCCACCTAGACCTAATTTGGCACCAATGTTAAATTCTAATTTTTCTACAATGTAGTTGAAGCCAAATTTGCATGCAAGTAGGACCCACCAATGAATAAACTACCTTAAACTAATCCACCTTATCTTCTTCCCTATCTCTCCCAACCACACAGAGAAAGTGAATCTCGCCTCTTCCAGCGCCTGTCGCTGCCTCTGCCTGCGCGCAACCCCCTTCGCCTGCGCCCTTGCGCCTCTGCCTACGCTCGTCGCCGCCTGTGCCTGCGCCACCTGTCCCCACCTTTGCGGCTCAGCCCAGGCAGCTCGTGCTGGACaaggctgccgccgccctccgaTTCTCCTCccatcgccgcctccgtcCACAGCCACCCGTACCGCTGTACCCAACGCCGGCTCCGAACACGTCTGTGCCGCTACGCCCAACGCCATCTGTTTTCCCTCGATTCCCAAGTGATTCTCCGGCGTCCTCTTAATCGGCCTCCGACGGTTCAGTGCAGAGGACTGATTCCGTGCCAATGGTGCGAGTGAAGGAATCGATCGGTTTTTTTATTTGCCAGCCAGATTTAGCATCTTAGCAAGTAGGTGCTCTAGTTCCAAATTTTTCTGATTTGGCACCAGGCACACAGTGTTGAAAAACGATGCCAAAAGCCAAATAGCAATTTAGCACCTCTATTTGGCATACACTGTTGAAGTCTCTTATATATACATCTTATTAGAATCGGTACATCATGCTTTTTGGAAgatggagattttttttttacaatctAAGATACGGAGTACCAATTATTGGAGATTCGTACGGGCTCAAACTTCGTGTACCGGATCCAAAGTCCATGACCGTGTGAGAGTCACAAGTAATTGGGCCAAAGCCCAGACAATAGAGAATCTGTACCCTCCGTAATGGAGCATTCGATGCTGTATGGGCGTAATGGAGTATGGCGTAAATACTACGGTAATCCGATGCCACAGCACTTACCAGTCGGCCCGACTGTTTTCCTGGCAAGTCGCGCAGCCGTTCATCTCTGGTTCTGGGCCGCCGCACCACGTCCCTCCTTTACTTTTCCTTCCCTGTGAAGGCACCGCCGCGGCAGCACAGGCACGCGAATTCGCATTGGTAACGGTAAACGTACGCAGGAGATCGCGGACGCAAAGCCCCAGATGAAGATATTCTGCTTGTCCAGCACCTTCGCATTCCTCGATCAGCTGCACCGCACGCCTTCCTCTCCCTTTCCCTTTCCATTTCCTCACCCAACAAAAAGTAAACGCGGCAGATAACCTTAGCATTATCGCCATTAATTCCTTCCGCGCGCCGCCACTAGACTCTCCAAGAGATCAATCGGCAATCGACAGAAACACCCAGCAGCATTCCTTCCCCGTTCCAGGACCAGATCAATTTTGCGTGTGGGATCGATCGGGTCGGATCAACTCCATCATCCATGGCCTCGTCGTTTGCGCCCGCCCCTGCGCCAGGTTACCCACCGCACGGCGGCAACCAGGCCCCGCGCCCGCACTCCACGGCCGTGGCCGTCACAGCAGAGAGCAACGGCGAGGGGAACCCCTACGTGCTCGTCACCCCGGCCAGCGCCTCCCCGTCCACCTGCCAGTGTATGTAGCCGTAGCCTCAACGCTCTCATCCTGATTGATTCCTCTCTGTATGTACCCTCCTCATGCCGCCCGCGCGTTGCGTGCTCTTGTGCCGGCTTGCAGCCATCCGGAAGGCGCTGGGGCGGTACGGCAAGCTGCTGGAGGATGGCACCCGCAAGGCCGCCGACACCACCGGCAACATCTGGAACCACCGTACATATCGATCCCCCTGCACTCAGACACTCTCCTTTCTTGCTTCGATTCGTGTTGCGCGCACATCTGAcactctttttccttttcgttGTTGGTATTGAGGAGAACAGTTCGGACGGCTCCCAACATGGCggacgcggcggtggcgcggctgACCCAGGGGACGAAGGTGTACGCGGAGGGCGGGCACGACAGGGTGTTCCACCAGGTGTTCGGCGCCGTGCCCGGGGAGCAGCTCCGCAAGGCCTACGCCTGCTACCTCTCCACCTCCACGGGCCCCATCATCGGCACGCTCTACCTCTCCACCGCGCGCCTCGCCTTCTGCAGCGACGCCCCGCTCCCCTACTACCACGGCCCCACCGCCCAGGCCCAGCCGCCCGAGCCCATGTACTACAAGGCAAGCGGCCACTGCTCTGTAGACTGTACTCCCTAGCTGCAAGTTCAGCAGTGTCTCACATGGGAATCATCGATCGAATTGCATTGCATTTGCAGGTGGTGCTTCCCCTGAATCAGCTGAGGACGGTGAGCCCGTCCGCCAGCATGTGGAACCGGGCCGACAGGTACATCCAGATTTCAACCGTGGACAATCACGAGTTCTGGTTCATGGGGTTCGTGTCCTACGACAAGGCGCTCAAGAACCTCTCCGAGGCCCTGCAGCACCGTACTTGATCCATGCCCGTTTGCAGTCATATGATGTGCAGCACCGCCGCAGCTAAGCTCCTGTTCTACACCGCCCTATCCGATAACTGTCAGATTTTGTACTTCTTTCATGTACTCGATGGCAGTATCTTGCTCCATCTACACAGTTCATGCCCAGGAATAATAAGACACTAATGAAACTCTGTTGCCGTCAGTATCAATAATAGTTTTGCATAAAACAAGCATTAGTAATCTGTGTGCGACGCTGAATACAAATCAGAAGTTTAACCCTCACAAGTAGCAGCTCTTCCATTGCTGGATTCAGcactcagcagcagcagcgtaGTTGgcaggaaaagaagaggagaattAAGCCAGGTTTCTCGCATCAGCCTCTGCTCTTACATTACAGAGCTGTAAAATTTACAACAGCATATAGGTACAAACCGTAGAGCCTGCTGTTTCCGCGTCGACCGTATTCCGGCAGGCAAAAATTACATACACAACTTTGGTATGCAGTAGTAGCAGCTAGTGTCTCGCGATTTACAACAACGTTAGGAGTACATAGCAAAACTGTTGTTCTTGGGCGTTTGATCTGTGTGTATAGGCTTCATTCATTCATGGGATATGATGAAGCCGCGCGCGGGGGGCGAATATGGGATGGACATGGATGGACTCGGACGCATCGATTCAGCTCATTGCAGTGGCGTCGCGGTCGAAGGAGTCGACGCGGCTCTTgagcgcggcgaggcggcccTTGACGCTGAGGTCGATGGCGTGGGAGTCGCCGAGGCCGTAGCAGACGACGAAGCCGGCGATGAGCGACGGGTCGACCACGTTCTCGATGGCGAGGTTCACGAACCCGGTGATCCGGCGCATCTTGCGCGCGATGAGCTCCGTCTGGCGCGCGTCCAGCGCCACGGCGGACGACACCACCACCCGCAGCGCGTGCATCGGAGGAGACGACGCcacgccgccctcgccgccgccgccgtcttcctccaccgCGATGGAGGTCATGCTCTCCCTGTCCAGGAGCGACCGCAGGAAGTTGAGCGTCACCGGTTGGAACGGCGCCACCATGGgccccgccgcggcctgcTGCGCCTTCGCGCCCGCCGtagagctggacgcgctcttcaaggcggcggcggcctcgtcggcgcccaCGTAGCTGCTGGCCCGGCGCAGCGTCTGCGCCTGCCACCTCGGGGAGCGCCCGGCGGGCGCCGTGGTCGTGCCGTCGAAGCGGACCGACGCCGGCACCAgctggacgccgccgccgatctcCTTGGCCGCGGCCGGGTGGATGGGTTGGTTCAAGATGTTCATTGGCGGCACGACGGCTGGGGGTCGATCGGGAAGGGACTGGAGAAACCAACAAGAATTCGGGTTTTGAAGTAAGCGGAGATGCACGCGAGCTTTTGGAGCAAGGTGATACTGATAGCTAGCTGCTAGCCACAGGCGCGAAGGTGTAGAGAGGCCAACCCGGGAGAGATAAGGTAGAGAGACTACTAGGGAGCAGGGAGGGAGGCCCGGGAACGGGAAGGGAAGGCGAGAGAATTTGGCGTGCACACGAtgcggccgccgcagccgcacaCGCCCCATCCGGAAGAATCTGCCCAATCCTGTGTGCTCAGCTGCGGATCCGTGGTCGCTGCAAGCCCGGATCGCGCGCggcccccgcgccgcgcgaCGAGCCGTCACGTTTTTCCTTcgtcttttctctttttcgtACGGCCACGGGCAGTTCCGATTATTCACGGACACGAGCCCCACGACGCTGTGCCTGCGCATCGATTTTTCCGTGGCTACCACATGCCGTGCTGCTGGCGACGGCTCAGCAACGATAGAGAGAAGATGTAAATTTCAAGTGTCATGTGCGCCGTTTCACATGATCCCATACACCACACTAATTCCGCAGGACACATGTACTGCACTATACCGTGTTTCAATTTGATGTGCCACGTGAAAACTACTACGAGTGGGTGAGTGAGTGCCGAGAGGAACCAACGGACGAACCGAAGAACGACGCGGACCTACTTGATGACATGTGCTGCTTAGCCGTTTTTGGCGATGCACACCTCTTGCCAAAGATCCAATCCAAGCGGACGGCTCCGCGATCACCCAAGTACCTCGGATGGTTTCAACAAAAGCAGAACTAACGGGCAGCAGAATATCCGAGGGAAAAAGTAAGGTATACACAACACTACTGAAAACTGCGAGTTGGAAAGGTGAGCTTGTTGAATTTGGAAAGAAGTGAAAAATACAGGCTAGATAATGTTGAATCCATTTTCAACTCTCGAGCTTTCTTGAATCTTTCTTCCAAGAGGCCAGCACAAAACATAGTTAGGAGATCTGCCACAAACAAAACGGAAGCACAAGTAACAAGGACAAACTGGGGCACGTTGGTCTTTGGGCTATAGAACATCAGGTGCACTGCTCCTGTGGTATCGAATACGGAGTACCACACTAGATAGTAGTCATGGACAACAAAACTAAACGGCAACACAACTGTAAGTTGTAGTTTTAGCCTCAAAAAGGTTCCtttgtacttcctctgttccaattaattggcgccggatattttgcaaaaaaaaaactattaatttacgaaatcaacctgcagtacacatcttcaattgaaAGTGGACTGCGCGTTAACTTCGAAAAATTACAGTTTTTTTTGCAGAAGTTCTGGTAGAACGTGGACGGCAGGTCAATTTCAGAAAATAGCAagggttttttttgcaaaacttCCAGCACCGATTAATTaagaacagagggagtaacagtTACCTCAATAGCAACACTAATAGCAATGCTACCAACGTGACCACTTCAACACCATGAGTATGAAAACATCCTGAtcgtcaaaaaaataatataagaTCCATATTATCAGCAACaactaatatgaatcggagagagtatataaaCTTCACGCAATCGCAATGCAtgtgataattttttttgtttcattgcCATGCCAAAACTTCTTTTTCCATCTGACAATCAAGATGTTTCCTTTCTAGAAAAGTAATATAGCCATTTGCATCCTTAACAGAACCTCACAAGGAAACCATTGGTTTCATTGGCATCCTCCTAGCTAAGCCTAGAACATCACAAAGCCTGCCTGTTCGTGCAAGTAGATCAACCATACAACCAAGTTGTTATGTTCCAGGTTCAATGTTGAACCACACACCCCTTGTCCAGCAGACCAGCGTGCCTAGCTACATGCATAGAACAGTGACCACACCATTAGGCGATGTACCCTCTTTTCCAACATTGAAATGCACACCCCTTGTGATTTCTTACTGACTGTCATATTTAAACAAACTTGTGACACAAATTAACCTATCTAAAGTTTTCCCCGTATTACCCCATTTGAGCAAAGTAAAACATGATTGAATATATTCATGTCGCCCAAATCCAATTCATGCACTGCACTACATTCTGAGTTCTGACTAGTGTTGACTGGCACGAAACAACATACATGCAGTCACATCCCATTCACGAAACATCCTTTCCTTTGTTGCACTCACCAGGTTCTCAATATTGGGCGGGACAAAACATTGCGTTTTAATTATTCTATGGGGTAAATGCACCATGGTCATATTTTCCTATGTTAGTTTATAATTTCTACTAATAAAAAAGGATTTCAAAAATTATTGAGTGGGATGTGCCCCACCCAAACACCCGGCTGCCCACCACTACCAATTCAGTGTAAGATTAGGAACAATAACAACCGTGCAGCGAAGCAAAGCGTACTTAGTGACTCGAAGGTTTTGCGgtaaaagaaaagtaaaagaagaaaaaagaatctaGAGAACTTACTTCATGAAAAGGTAACAAGAATTAAAACCCGGTCAGAAAATGGAAACGGAACACAGATAACACCACTACCTGTGAAGTCAAACGATCAATTTCGTTAACATCATCAACTTGAAGCTAGAGAAGACCAGAAGTCAAACACAATTAAGAACAGTTTCAGTGTCAATTGGGCAGCCATTCTAATAATTTTTATGCCATTGTGATCAAGTGGTTTACCTTTATCAAGTGGTCCATTTACGTGGTCCAATCAGCAGGATCAACCTACTCTGGAAAGGTTGGATAGAGTTCTGATTAGTAGTGATTGGGAAATCAGTTTTCCCCTCACTACTGGCCAGAAAGTGACCAAGTCATTATTTGATCATGAACCCATTATATATGATACACGGCAGAGAGTGGAGAGGATTACTTGTAagttcaaatttgagttaGGTTGGCTGAATGATGAGGAGTTCAAAAAAAGAGTGAAAATTTTGTGGTCTGAGCCTGCTAATGCTAAAGATGATCTCAAAGTAGTGGTAGTAAAAATTAAAACGGTGAGGAAGTATATGGAAGGCTTGGtcggtgggtgggtggggggggggggtagaAAAAAGGGATATAAAAAATAGAATATGAATTACATTCTCTATGTTTTTATCTATGGATCAATTGGAAAGAAGGGTTGAGTTAGAGACTATGATTCATTTTATtcatgaggaggaagagctgTTTTGGCAGAAAAAATCTAGCAGTTAGTGGTTGCTTCAAGGGGATAATAATACAACTTACTTTTATAGTGGCAAATGGAAGGAAGAGGAAACAAACTATTTTAGTTGGTAGTCTGAGGAAGGAGAAATAAGAGGGACACAAATTTATTGAATCAAGCTACTGGTTTTTACAAAACATGTTTTGTGCAAACAATAAATGTCTCTTTTAGATGGATTCAAATGTCTAGtcagaggaagaaaaaaatcaagctGTTGATTTGGAAATGTTGGATAGACCTTTTGAGGAGCAAGAAATTGAAGAAGTTATTGAtcaaatgaagaaaaacaaggCACATGGACCTGTTCGATTCCCTATTAACTATTTTCAATCTTGCCGGGTGATGATTAAGAATGCCATCATGAATTTGTTTCATGTCTTTTATGTCATAAGATTGATCTTAGCAGAATCAATTATGGTGTGATAACTTCACTTTCTAAATGGGCTAATGCTGATAAAATTCAGAAATTTAAGTCTACCTGTTTTTTGCAAGTTCTACTGAAGATTGTTACTAAAGCCATGATTGTGAGGATGGAACCTGTGATATGCAAGTTGATTCATCACTGACAAAATGCTTTCATGAAGAAGAGAAATATAATGGATGCCATCTTGTCTTTGCATGAGGTATTGCAGTCTGTTAGGAGTCTAAAAGGTAGGTTCTAGTTCTGAAGCTGGATTTTGAGAAGGCTTAGGACATCTCCAACAAGATATAGTCAGCTGATACTATACCTTCCCTCTCTCTTGCTTTAAGCTAACGTGGAAGAGGGAGGGTGAGAGAAAAGTAAGATATAGTTTCTTCTGCAAAATACCATTAAGACACATGTACCAAGACTAGGAAAGATACCACTAAGAcacaaatttatagaaaaaggGGATATCAAAAATAGATGCAATTGATTCAAGACGAATTACAGTCGCTAGAAGATTCATAAGAACATTCATTTTTATCTTTTGATCAATTGGAAAGAAGTGCTGAGTTACAGACTATGATTCATTTTATtcatgaggaggaagagctgTTTTGGCAGAAAAGATCTAGTAGTTAGTGGTTGCTTCAAGAGGGTAATAATACTGCGTACTTTCATAGAGTGGCAAATGGAAGGAAGAGGAAACGAACTATTTCAGTTGGTAATCTGAGGAAGAGGAAATAAGAGGACACAAAATTAATGAATCATGCTACTGCTTTTTATAAAACATGTTAGTGCAGATAATAAATGTCTCTTTCAGATGGATTCAAATGTCTAGTCAGAGGAAGAAAAAATTCAGGCTGTTGATTTGGAAATGTTGGATAGACCTTTTGAGGGGCAAGAAATTGAAGAAGTTATTGAtcaaatgaagaaaaacaaggCACATGGCCTGTTGGATTCCCTACTGACTATTTTCAATCTTGCTCGGTGATCATTAAGAAGGACATCATGAATTTGTTTCATCCCTTTTATTTCATAAGATTGATCTTAGCAGAATCAATTAACTTCACTTTATAAAGGGGTTGATGCTgataaaattcaaaaatttaAGCCTATATGTTTTTTGCAAGTTCTACTGAAGATTGTTACTAAAGCCATGATTGTGAGGTTTAAATTCAGAAATCTGAGGGTCATATGCAAGTTGATTCATCATTGTCAAAATGCTTTCATGAAGGAGAGAAATATAATGGATGTCATCTTGTCTTTGCATGAGGTATTGCAATTTGTTAGAAGTCTAAAAAGCAGGTTTTAATTATGAAGCTGGATTTTGAGAAGGCTTTGGGCATCTCCAACAAGGTATAGTCAGCTGATAGTataccttctcttttttctttaaaatgACGTGGAAGACAGAGAGGGTGAGAAAAAAAGTAAGATATGATTTCTACTACAAGATACCACTAAGACACAGGTAGCAAGACTAAGATAGAGGATGACAATAGGCCTgttatgaaaaagaaaagtataaAATAAAACATCGCAGACATAATAGTTGAAAGAGAAGATAAAGAACGGAGAGAAAAGTGATGAGGTGGAATCTATGTATCAGTGTCCTGTTGGTGATGCCCTTAGTCTGAAGAGGAGGGGCTTTTCTCTAAGATGGATGAAGTGGTTTCGACTTGTGATGTTCATTCCTTTGCTTCAAATTGAATCTGACCGCATCTGTGGGCgtttttattattttaaataagAACATTTTGCTTTCCTGACTAACATGGATGATGCAAAGTTCCCATTTCCCCCCAAATTACCCCTTCTGCAGTTAATATCTTTATCCAAGGCCTTCTGAAACACATCGCAGGTAATTTGACAGTCCCATATGTGCAATACATGTCTACAAAAGCAGAAGCCAAAAAAGCATCTTGAGTTCCATGTCCTCCAAGCACCCAACCATGGActcaagcagcagcagagatAAAAGTAACAGCAGTCACCTTATCAGGTCTTACACCACTGGCAAGCATATCGTTCAATCACTGGAGCGAATTCTCTGCATCGAACATACGCAGCCATAAGTGTATTCCAGGATATTAGATCCCAGGAAGGCGCCTGAAAGAaattttactacaacaaggTTCCAACATACTCTGTATAATGTTTCATGAGTTAAGAAGATGCAGATAACACAGACAACACAGACAAACAATTTAGAGAAACATGTAATGTTTCAATCATGTATAATCCATCATACTACTCTTAATGCACCAAATCTCATCTCATGCACAGATTCAAGAGGCAATTTAATGGAACAGATGTACTGTATAATACTATCATCAGCCAAATCCTGACGATATAGAAACATTCCGGGTAGGAAATTAACGAATGAAGTACTAGAGGAATAAAGGAAAGCGAAATAAGATACTAGACACAACTGCAAGTGTCCAGATCATAAGTTCATAACTCCGGTGTggttgctcctcctccttccctacGATGTCTTGAAGCTGGTGACGacggggacgacgacgatcAGGATGAGAAGCAGCAGTAGGATGAGGCCGATGCAGAGGCACTTGCGGCTGCTGCGCTGGTGCTCGCGGGCCTTGCCGAGCTCCTTGTTGCCGGTGTGGACGTAGTCCCTGGCGTTGACGACATGGCGCTCGATGTCGTCGATCTGCTCCCCCTGCGACTCCACCACGACGGCCATGTCGAGGAACACCTGGTGGAGCTCCAGGAGGCTGCGCTCCACCTCCCGGGCCGCGTCATGGCGGTCCTGGATCTCGTGCAGGGCGGCGAGCACCGCGCCCTTGCCGTGCTCCGCGACGGCCGCGCCCATGAtctcctcgccgcggcccTCGGAGATGATGCG
This is a stretch of genomic DNA from Brachypodium distachyon strain Bd21 chromosome 1, Brachypodium_distachyon_v3.0, whole genome shotgun sequence. It encodes these proteins:
- the LOC100839868 gene encoding GEM-like protein 1, which produces MASSFAPAPAPGYPPHGGNQAPRPHSTAVAVTAESNGEGNPYVLVTPASASPSTCQSIRKALGRYGKLLEDGTRKAADTTGNIWNHLRTAPNMADAAVARLTQGTKVYAEGGHDRVFHQVFGAVPGEQLRKAYACYLSTSTGPIIGTLYLSTARLAFCSDAPLPYYHGPTAQAQPPEPMYYKVVLPLNQLRTVSPSASMWNRADRYIQISTVDNHEFWFMGFVSYDKALKNLSEALQHRT
- the LOC100837120 gene encoding ATP synthase delta chain, chloroplastic — its product is MNILNQPIHPAAAKEIGGGVQLVPASVRFDGTTTAPAGRSPRWQAQTLRRASSYVGADEAAAALKSASSSTAGAKAQQAAAGPMVAPFQPVTLNFLRSLLDRESMTSIAVEEDGGGGEGGVASSPPMHALRVVVSSAVALDARQTELIARKMRRITGFVNLAIENVVDPSLIAGFVVCYGLGDSHAIDLSVKGRLAALKSRVDSFDRDATAMS